From Corynebacterium frankenforstense DSM 45800, the proteins below share one genomic window:
- a CDS encoding alpha/beta hydrolase, with the protein MKVSRRIVAAVAAATLSFTTLGVHSAAADPAAEGAPVEGESTAAQATISTEKVSDEYLKSTGGVVPDWRARVKAYEDKYSDRVQELTAHSPSMDRDIPLVTVKAKSEGRPTFYLLNGAGGGDQQSHDWVLNTNVIDYFVQEDVNLVIPMAGKFSYYIDWVNEPGGSLKGPQKWETFLTKELPAPLESHFGANEKRAIAGMSMSATSSLLLAQHNPGFYQAVGSYSGCAETSTPMGNLFADITVNRSGNTAAQMWGPQGSETNRYQDALINAEKLRGTDLYISNGSGLIGERDTAGWLESKGMDPNKALAGSSTLLVEGGGIEGATNLCTHNLEAKLNSLDIPATYNFNNVGTHTWTYWFDDLQRSWTEVIKPSLEA; encoded by the coding sequence ATGAAGGTCTCCCGCCGAATCGTCGCGGCCGTCGCCGCCGCGACCCTGTCGTTCACCACGCTCGGCGTGCACTCCGCCGCGGCCGACCCCGCCGCCGAGGGCGCCCCCGTCGAGGGCGAATCCACCGCCGCGCAGGCGACCATCAGCACCGAGAAGGTCAGCGACGAGTACCTCAAGAGCACCGGCGGCGTCGTGCCGGACTGGCGCGCACGGGTCAAGGCCTACGAGGACAAGTACAGCGACCGCGTCCAGGAGCTGACCGCCCACTCGCCGTCGATGGACCGCGACATCCCGCTGGTCACCGTCAAGGCGAAGTCCGAGGGCCGCCCGACCTTCTACCTGCTCAACGGCGCCGGCGGCGGCGACCAGCAGTCCCACGACTGGGTCCTGAACACCAACGTGATCGACTACTTCGTCCAGGAGGACGTCAACCTGGTCATCCCGATGGCCGGCAAGTTCTCCTACTACATCGACTGGGTCAACGAGCCCGGCGGCAGCCTGAAGGGCCCGCAGAAGTGGGAGACCTTCCTGACCAAGGAGCTGCCCGCCCCGCTGGAGTCCCACTTCGGCGCCAACGAAAAGCGCGCGATCGCCGGCATGTCGATGTCCGCGACCTCCTCGCTGCTGCTGGCCCAGCACAACCCGGGCTTCTACCAGGCCGTCGGCTCCTACTCCGGCTGCGCCGAGACCTCGACCCCGATGGGTAACCTCTTCGCGGACATCACGGTCAACCGTTCCGGCAACACCGCGGCGCAGATGTGGGGCCCGCAGGGCTCGGAGACCAACCGCTACCAGGACGCCCTGATCAACGCCGAGAAGCTGCGCGGCACCGACCTCTACATCTCCAACGGCTCCGGCCTCATCGGCGAGCGCGACACCGCCGGCTGGCTGGAGAGCAAGGGCATGGACCCGAACAAGGCACTGGCCGGCTCGTCCACCCTGCTCGTCGAGGGCGGCGGCATCGAGGGTGCCACCAACCTGTGCACGCACAACCTCGAGGCCAAGCTGAACAGCCTGGACATCCCGGCGACCTACAACTTCAACAACGTCGGCACCCACACCTGGACCTACTGGTTCGACGACCTGCAGCGTTCCTGGACCGAGGTCATCAAGCCCTCGCTGGAGGCCTGA
- the lpdA gene encoding dihydrolipoyl dehydrogenase, whose amino-acid sequence MSENYDVVVLGAGPGGYVAAIRAAQLGKKVAVVEKQYWGGVCLNVGCIPSKSLLKNAEVAHTFNHEAKTFGISGDVSFDFGVAHQRSRKVSEGIVKGVHYLMKKNKITEIHGAGSFKDAHTIEITEGDDEGKTLTFDDVIIATGSVVKTLPGVELSENVVSYEEQILNPEAPKKMVIVGGGAIGMEFAYVLANYGVELTIVEFMDRVLPNEEPEVSKAIAKEYKKLGVKLLTGYKTTAVRDNGDSVEVDVESKDGSKQDTLTVDRVLVSVGFAPRVEGFGLENTGVELTERGAIDVDERMRTNVEHVYAIGDVTAKLQLAHVAEAQGVVAAETIAGAETQELGDYQFMPRATFCNPQVASFGYTEDAAKEKWADREIVSATFPFSANGKAVGMGEPAGFAKVIVDKEFGEIVGAHLVGANVSEMLAELTLAQRFDLTAEEIGRNVHIHPTMSEAVKEAAEGTLGHMINL is encoded by the coding sequence GTGAGTGAGAATTATGATGTTGTAGTCCTCGGTGCCGGCCCCGGAGGGTACGTCGCCGCCATCCGCGCAGCCCAGCTCGGCAAGAAGGTAGCCGTGGTGGAGAAGCAGTACTGGGGCGGGGTCTGCCTCAACGTCGGCTGCATCCCCTCCAAGTCGCTGCTGAAGAACGCCGAGGTGGCCCACACCTTCAACCACGAGGCCAAGACCTTCGGCATCTCCGGAGACGTCTCCTTCGACTTCGGCGTCGCGCACCAGCGCTCCCGCAAGGTCAGTGAGGGCATCGTCAAGGGTGTCCACTACCTGATGAAGAAGAACAAGATCACCGAGATCCACGGTGCCGGTTCCTTCAAGGACGCCCACACCATCGAGATCACCGAGGGCGACGACGAGGGCAAGACCCTCACGTTCGACGACGTGATCATCGCGACCGGCTCGGTGGTCAAGACGCTGCCCGGCGTCGAGCTCTCCGAGAACGTCGTCTCCTACGAGGAGCAGATCCTCAACCCCGAGGCCCCGAAGAAGATGGTCATCGTCGGCGGCGGCGCCATCGGCATGGAGTTCGCCTACGTCCTGGCCAACTACGGCGTGGAGCTGACCATCGTCGAGTTCATGGACCGCGTGCTGCCCAACGAGGAGCCCGAGGTCTCCAAGGCGATCGCCAAGGAGTACAAGAAGCTCGGCGTGAAGCTGCTGACCGGTTATAAGACCACCGCCGTGCGCGACAACGGCGACTCCGTCGAGGTCGACGTCGAGAGCAAGGACGGCTCCAAGCAGGACACCCTGACCGTCGACCGCGTCCTGGTCTCCGTGGGCTTCGCCCCGCGCGTCGAGGGCTTCGGCCTGGAGAACACCGGCGTCGAGCTCACCGAGCGCGGCGCCATCGACGTCGACGAGCGCATGCGCACCAACGTCGAGCACGTCTACGCCATCGGTGACGTCACCGCCAAGCTGCAGCTCGCGCACGTCGCCGAGGCCCAGGGTGTGGTCGCCGCCGAGACCATCGCCGGCGCCGAGACCCAGGAGCTGGGCGACTACCAGTTCATGCCGCGCGCGACCTTCTGCAACCCGCAGGTCGCCTCCTTCGGTTACACCGAGGACGCCGCCAAGGAGAAGTGGGCCGACCGGGAGATCGTCTCCGCGACCTTCCCGTTCAGCGCGAACGGCAAGGCCGTCGGCATGGGCGAGCCCGCCGGCTTCGCCAAGGTCATCGTCGACAAGGAGTTCGGCGAGATCGTCGGCGCCCACCTCGTCGGCGCGAACGTCTCCGAGATGCTCGCCGAGCTGACCCTGGCCCAGCGCTTCGACCTGACCGCCGAGGAGATCGGACGCAACGTCCACATCCACCCGACGATGTCGGAGGCCGTCAAGGAGGCCGCCGAGGGCACCCTCGGCCACATGATCAACCTCTGA
- the ybaK gene encoding Cys-tRNA(Pro) deacylase: MSKKKTAAATPALELLDAAGIGYRLERYSADAHSADGFALDSAEHLGVDPAAVFKTLMTVLDNDEALIAIVPATATLNLKNLARAAGGKHAEMMDRNRAQVVTGYVAGGISPLGQKHPHRVFLDESAILQEQIFVSAGRRGWSLALAPDDLLAAVGEHGAYAAIADFTRHHH; this comes from the coding sequence ATGTCGAAGAAGAAAACCGCCGCCGCCACTCCCGCCCTCGAGCTGCTCGACGCCGCGGGCATCGGGTACCGCCTCGAGCGCTACTCCGCCGACGCCCACTCCGCCGACGGCTTCGCGCTCGACTCCGCGGAGCACCTCGGCGTGGACCCGGCGGCCGTGTTCAAGACGCTGATGACCGTCCTCGACAACGACGAGGCGCTCATCGCGATCGTGCCCGCCACCGCGACGCTGAACCTCAAGAATCTTGCGCGCGCCGCCGGCGGCAAGCACGCCGAGATGATGGACCGCAACCGCGCGCAGGTGGTCACCGGCTACGTCGCCGGCGGCATCTCCCCGCTGGGCCAGAAGCACCCGCACCGCGTCTTCCTCGACGAGTCCGCCATCCTGCAGGAGCAGATCTTCGTCAGCGCCGGCCGCCGCGGCTGGTCCCTGGCGCTCGCCCCCGACGACCTGCTCGCCGCCGTCGGCGAGCACGGCGCTTACGCCGCGATCGCGGACTTCACCCGCCACCACCACTAG
- the ramB gene encoding acetate metabolism transcriptional regulator RamB: MGKVYVGSRLRQLRRERDLSQAALAEALGLSASYVNQIEHDVRPLTVAVLARVTETFGVDAAFFSSDDDSRLVAEVRDVVLDQELGARTPDMQELSEFVRQHPGLARTFVEMHRRYRNVSDKLSLATDTRRLPDDAGGGDAPGGRLGRRNLGILSASMPHEEVRDFFYTRRNYIDALDRVAEDTAAELGVRRFGVAELAETLARRLRERHGVGIEYVDPAGGVLHSFDPETLTLRLSRLLDPGQAAFRMAAELAHLEQSPLIEPLLDDDALTGEDSRDLARRGLGLYYAAALTLPYRLFHAEAERTGYDVELLCQTFGLGYETVASRLSTLQRPRLTGVPFTFIRVDRAGNVSKRQSATSFHLTQAGGTCPLWNVYDAFSQPRQISRQFAQMPDGRTYLWIARTVRHHQGAFNTPGKLFVIGLGCETRHAHRTVYADGFDFDDVSTAARIGTGCRVCTRAGCPQRAFPPIQSELSIDPHRSSIAPY, encoded by the coding sequence ATGGGAAAGGTCTACGTGGGCAGCCGGCTGCGCCAGCTGCGCCGCGAACGCGACCTCAGCCAGGCGGCGCTCGCGGAGGCGCTCGGACTCTCCGCCAGCTACGTCAACCAGATCGAGCACGACGTCCGCCCACTGACCGTCGCCGTCCTGGCGCGCGTGACCGAGACCTTCGGCGTGGACGCCGCCTTCTTCTCCAGCGACGACGACTCCCGCCTCGTCGCCGAGGTCCGCGACGTCGTCCTCGACCAGGAGCTCGGCGCACGCACCCCGGACATGCAGGAGCTCTCCGAGTTCGTCCGCCAGCACCCGGGCCTCGCGCGCACCTTCGTCGAGATGCACCGCCGCTACCGCAACGTCAGCGACAAGCTCTCCCTGGCCACCGACACCCGCCGCCTGCCCGACGACGCGGGCGGAGGGGACGCCCCCGGCGGCAGGCTGGGGCGCCGCAACCTCGGGATCCTGTCGGCCTCCATGCCGCACGAGGAGGTCCGCGACTTCTTCTACACGCGCCGCAACTACATCGACGCCCTCGACCGCGTCGCCGAGGACACCGCCGCGGAGCTGGGCGTGCGCCGCTTCGGGGTCGCCGAGCTCGCCGAGACGCTGGCCCGGCGGCTGCGCGAGCGCCACGGCGTGGGCATCGAGTACGTCGACCCCGCCGGCGGGGTGCTGCACAGCTTCGACCCGGAGACCCTGACGCTGCGTCTGTCCCGGCTGCTCGACCCCGGCCAGGCCGCCTTCCGCATGGCCGCGGAGCTGGCCCACCTCGAACAGTCCCCGCTGATCGAGCCGTTGCTCGACGACGACGCGCTGACCGGCGAGGACTCCCGCGACCTCGCCCGCCGTGGCCTGGGCCTCTACTACGCGGCGGCGCTGACGCTGCCTTACCGGCTCTTCCACGCGGAGGCCGAGCGCACCGGCTACGACGTCGAGCTGCTCTGCCAGACCTTCGGCCTGGGCTACGAGACGGTCGCCTCGCGCCTGTCGACGCTGCAGCGCCCGCGCCTGACGGGCGTGCCGTTCACCTTCATCCGCGTCGACCGGGCGGGCAACGTCTCCAAGCGCCAGTCCGCCACGAGCTTCCACCTCACCCAGGCCGGCGGCACCTGCCCGCTGTGGAACGTCTACGACGCTTTCTCCCAGCCACGCCAGATCTCCCGGCAGTTCGCGCAGATGCCCGACGGGCGCACCTACCTGTGGATCGCGCGCACCGTGCGCCACCACCAGGGCGCCTTCAACACCCCGGGCAAGCTCTTCGTCATCGGGCTCGGCTGCGAGACCCGCCACGCGCACCGCACCGTCTACGCCGACGGCTTCGACTTCGACGACGTCTCGACGGCCGCGCGCATCGGCACCGGCTGCCGCGTGTGTACCCGGGCCGGCTGCCCGCAGCGCGCCTTCCCGCCGATACAGTCCGAGCTGTCGATCGACCCGCACCGCTCCTCGATCGCGCCGTACTGA
- a CDS encoding succinate dehydrogenase cytochrome b subunit, which yields MTVKNPDREAIRHGKISTEPLRDKPAVPSWALKLGMAVTGLIFCAFVVVHMVGNLKLYLPAHEDAHGVVRPALDIYGEFFRTVGEPMFPRTSLLWILRIVLLACLIIHIYGAFALHGRSRRSRGKFSRSNLMGGMNSFATRTMLVTGVVLLLFIIFHLMDLTIGAQPAASDVFEHGEVYANVVASFSRWPVAIFYIFAMLMLFLHLTHGIWLAASDLGITGKRTRQVILFLAYLVPAIVVIGNIILPLSVAVGWVS from the coding sequence ATGACTGTCAAGAACCCGGACCGTGAAGCAATCCGTCACGGCAAAATCTCGACCGAGCCGCTGCGCGACAAGCCGGCCGTCCCGTCTTGGGCGCTGAAGCTCGGCATGGCCGTCACCGGCCTGATCTTCTGCGCATTCGTCGTCGTGCACATGGTGGGCAACCTGAAGCTCTACCTGCCCGCCCACGAGGACGCCCACGGTGTCGTGCGCCCCGCGCTCGACATCTACGGCGAGTTCTTCCGCACCGTCGGCGAGCCCATGTTCCCGCGCACCTCGCTGCTGTGGATCCTGCGCATCGTCCTGCTGGCGTGCCTGATCATCCACATCTACGGTGCGTTCGCGCTGCACGGGCGTTCCCGTCGTTCCCGCGGCAAGTTCAGCCGCAGCAACCTGATGGGCGGCATGAACTCGTTCGCCACCCGCACGATGCTGGTCACCGGTGTCGTCCTGCTGCTGTTCATCATCTTCCACCTGATGGACCTGACCATCGGCGCGCAGCCGGCGGCCTCGGACGTCTTCGAGCACGGTGAGGTCTACGCCAACGTCGTCGCGAGCTTCTCGCGCTGGCCGGTCGCGATCTTCTACATCTTCGCGATGCTGATGCTGTTCCTGCACCTGACCCACGGCATCTGGCTCGCCGCCAGCGACCTGGGAATCACGGGCAAGCGCACCCGTCAGGTCATCCTGTTCCTCGCCTACCTCGTCCCCGCGATCGTCGTGATCGGCAACATCATCCTGCCGCTCTCCGTCGCCGTCGGTTGGGTCAGCTAG
- a CDS encoding fumarate reductase/succinate dehydrogenase flavoprotein subunit — protein MSTHTETQERPEFTAPDSSVEGVSLGSVLDSHEPKGVPSKDMWQYQKDHMNLVSPLNRRKFTVLVIGTGLSGGAAAAALGELGYTVKSFTYHDAPRRAHSVAAQGGINAARGKKVDNDSAYRHVKDTVKGGDYRCRESDCWRLAYESVRVIDHMNAIGAPFAREYGGSLATRSFGGVQVSRTYYTRGQTGQQLQLSTASALQRQIHLGNVEIFTHNDLQDFIITEHDGVKRARGIVTRNLINGELQTFRGHAVVLATGGYGNVYGMTTLAINSNSSGMMRAYERGAYLASPAFIQFHPTGLPINADWQSKTILMSESLRNDGRIWSPVTEGDDRDPNDIPEDERDYFLERRYPAFGNLVPRDVASRAITQQLEKNLGVGPNHNSVYLDFRDAIERLGKDTVVERYSNLFKMYHEAIGDDPLTGPMRIAPTVHFTMGGLWTDFNEMTSIDGLFAAGECSWTYHGANRLGANSLLSASVDGWFTLPFTVPNYLAGHLNEPLIDEDDPAIQEAVDRSRKHIDYFLNNEGPDPHGPDYYHTKLGKLLYYACGVAREDHTTRDGIAKIRELRADFMKNVRVPGRGDEMNQVLERTLRLYDYFTLAELMCVDALDRDESCGAHYRLDHLSDEGEAERDDEHWCFVSAWEDAGEGKFVRHAEPLYFESIPLQTRNYK, from the coding sequence ATGAGCACTCACACTGAAACCCAGGAACGTCCGGAGTTCACCGCACCGGACAGCAGCGTCGAGGGCGTCAGCCTCGGCAGCGTCCTGGACTCGCACGAGCCCAAGGGCGTGCCGAGCAAGGACATGTGGCAGTACCAGAAGGACCACATGAACCTGGTCTCGCCGCTGAACCGCCGCAAGTTCACCGTCCTCGTCATCGGCACCGGTCTCTCCGGCGGTGCCGCGGCCGCGGCCCTCGGCGAGCTCGGTTACACGGTGAAGTCCTTCACCTACCACGACGCCCCGCGCCGCGCCCACTCCGTCGCGGCCCAGGGCGGCATCAACGCCGCGCGCGGCAAGAAGGTCGACAACGACTCCGCCTACCGCCACGTCAAGGACACCGTCAAGGGCGGCGACTACCGCTGCCGCGAGTCCGACTGCTGGCGCCTGGCCTACGAGTCGGTGCGCGTCATCGACCACATGAACGCCATCGGCGCCCCGTTCGCCCGTGAGTACGGCGGATCCCTGGCCACCCGCTCCTTCGGCGGCGTCCAGGTCTCCCGCACCTACTACACCCGTGGCCAGACGGGTCAGCAGCTGCAGCTGTCCACCGCCTCCGCACTGCAGCGCCAGATCCACCTGGGTAACGTCGAGATCTTCACGCACAACGATCTGCAGGACTTCATCATCACCGAGCACGACGGTGTGAAGCGCGCCCGCGGCATCGTGACCCGCAACCTGATCAACGGCGAGCTCCAGACCTTCCGCGGCCACGCCGTGGTGCTGGCCACCGGCGGTTACGGCAACGTCTACGGCATGACCACGCTGGCCATCAACTCGAACTCCTCGGGCATGATGCGCGCCTACGAGCGCGGCGCCTACCTGGCCTCGCCGGCGTTCATCCAGTTCCACCCGACCGGCCTGCCGATCAACGCGGACTGGCAGTCGAAGACGATCCTGATGTCCGAGTCGCTGCGTAACGACGGCCGCATCTGGTCGCCGGTCACCGAGGGTGACGACCGCGACCCCAACGACATCCCCGAGGACGAGCGCGACTACTTCCTGGAGCGCCGCTACCCGGCCTTCGGCAACCTCGTCCCCCGTGACGTCGCCTCGCGCGCCATCACCCAGCAGCTCGAGAAGAACCTGGGCGTCGGCCCGAACCACAACTCGGTCTACCTGGACTTCCGCGACGCCATCGAGCGCCTCGGCAAGGACACCGTGGTCGAGCGGTACTCGAACCTGTTCAAGATGTACCACGAGGCCATCGGCGACGACCCGCTGACCGGCCCGATGCGCATCGCCCCGACCGTCCACTTCACCATGGGCGGCCTGTGGACCGACTTCAACGAGATGACCTCGATCGACGGCCTGTTCGCCGCCGGCGAGTGCTCGTGGACCTACCACGGCGCGAACCGCCTCGGCGCGAACTCGCTGCTGTCGGCCTCGGTCGACGGCTGGTTCACCCTGCCGTTCACCGTGCCGAACTACCTGGCCGGCCACCTCAACGAGCCGCTCATCGACGAGGACGACCCGGCCATCCAGGAGGCAGTCGACCGCTCCCGCAAGCACATCGACTACTTCCTCAACAACGAGGGCCCGGACCCGCACGGCCCGGACTACTACCACACCAAGCTGGGCAAGCTGCTGTACTACGCGTGCGGCGTCGCCCGCGAGGACCACACCACCCGCGACGGCATCGCGAAGATCCGCGAGCTGCGCGCCGACTTCATGAAGAACGTGCGCGTGCCGGGCCGCGGCGACGAGATGAACCAGGTCCTGGAGCGCACCCTGCGCCTCTACGACTACTTCACGCTCGCCGAGCTGATGTGCGTCGACGCCCTGGACCGCGACGAGTCCTGCGGCGCCCACTACCGCCTCGACCACCTCTCGGACGAGGGTGAGGCCGAGCGTGACGACGAGCACTGGTGCTTCGTCTCGGCGTGGGAGGACGCCGGCGAGGGCAAGTTCGTCCGCCACGCCGAGCCCCTGTACTTCGAATCGATCCCGCTGCAGACAAGGAACTACAAGTAA
- a CDS encoding succinate dehydrogenase/fumarate reductase iron-sulfur subunit yields MKLHLEIWRQAGPTQDGAFESLDVDDAVEQMSILELLDHVNGKLIEQGKEPFAFASDCREGICGTCGLTVNGRPHGAGKNSPACQQRLFNYNDGDTLKIEPFRSAAFPIIKDMVVDRSALDRVMEQGGYVSINAGTAPDADTLHENHQLAEWSLDHAACIGCGACVSACPNGAAHLFTGAKLTHLSKLPLGKEERGRRARNMVDQLEQDFGHCSLYGECADVCPAGIPLSAVAAVTKERARAAFRGKDD; encoded by the coding sequence ATGAAACTTCATCTTGAGATCTGGCGTCAGGCCGGGCCGACCCAGGACGGCGCCTTCGAGTCCCTCGACGTCGACGACGCGGTCGAGCAGATGTCGATTCTGGAGCTTCTCGACCACGTGAACGGGAAGCTGATCGAGCAGGGCAAGGAGCCCTTCGCCTTCGCCTCGGACTGCCGTGAGGGCATCTGCGGTACCTGCGGTCTGACCGTCAACGGTCGCCCGCACGGCGCCGGCAAGAACTCGCCGGCCTGCCAGCAGCGCCTGTTCAACTACAACGACGGTGACACGCTGAAGATCGAGCCGTTCCGCTCGGCCGCGTTCCCGATCATCAAGGACATGGTCGTCGACCGCTCCGCCCTCGACCGGGTCATGGAGCAGGGCGGCTACGTCTCGATCAACGCGGGCACCGCCCCGGACGCCGACACCCTCCACGAGAACCACCAGCTCGCTGAGTGGTCGCTGGACCACGCCGCCTGCATCGGCTGCGGCGCCTGCGTCTCGGCCTGCCCGAACGGTGCGGCCCACCTGTTCACCGGCGCCAAGCTGACCCACCTGTCCAAGCTCCCGCTGGGCAAGGAGGAGCGCGGCCGCCGCGCCCGCAACATGGTCGACCAGCTCGAGCAGGACTTCGGCCACTGCTCCCTCTACGGCGAGTGCGCCGACGTCTGCCCCGCGGGCATCCCGCTCTCGGCGGTGGCGGCCGTGACCAAGGAACGCGCCCGTGCCGCCTTCCGCGGCAAGGACGACTAG
- a CDS encoding DUF445 domain-containing protein: MGRHELLPADTAGTEGTAGAEGAAASGSGVVAAAGTGSAGTGRAMPGPSPEVEAERRAALRRHKAFVTGLLVVAAAIFIGCAWWQAQPDGAPAWVGYVRAAAEAGMVGGLADWFAVTALFRHPMGLPIPHTALIPRKKDQLGDALSGFVGENFLNAELITEKIAAADIARRLGEWLARPESAERVSAEAGRLLGNAVAAVDPEEAREVIDRSVIQRIAEPEWGPPIGRMLAELIEEGKLDPLIDEAVGWADRAVQGSEELIVDLVDQRKPVWAPRFVNNLVGEKIYRELAKFTADVAADPAHPARQALRRRLVEFTRDLQHDPAMIARVERWKTGVMTSRPVREAAAAIWDRGSELLSEAAADPDSALRRRIAGLAREWGGRLETDPALRDSVNRRVVGAAAFLAENYSDQITGIIAETVHGWDAKEASDKIELMVGKDLQFIRLNGTVVGALAGLVIYTGSQLLFGV, encoded by the coding sequence ATGGGACGACATGAACTCCTGCCCGCCGACACCGCCGGCACCGAAGGCACCGCCGGGGCCGAGGGCGCAGCCGCGTCCGGCTCCGGGGTCGTGGCGGCCGCCGGCACCGGTTCGGCCGGCACCGGCCGCGCGATGCCCGGGCCCAGCCCCGAGGTCGAGGCCGAGCGGCGTGCCGCGCTGCGCCGGCACAAGGCCTTCGTCACCGGGCTGCTCGTGGTCGCCGCCGCGATCTTCATCGGCTGCGCCTGGTGGCAGGCGCAGCCGGACGGGGCCCCGGCGTGGGTCGGCTACGTCCGCGCGGCCGCCGAGGCCGGCATGGTCGGCGGGCTGGCCGACTGGTTCGCCGTCACCGCGCTCTTCCGCCACCCGATGGGCCTGCCCATCCCGCACACGGCGCTGATCCCGCGCAAGAAGGACCAGCTCGGCGACGCGCTCTCCGGCTTCGTCGGCGAGAACTTCCTCAACGCCGAGCTGATCACCGAGAAGATCGCCGCCGCGGACATCGCCCGGCGCCTCGGTGAGTGGCTGGCCCGCCCGGAGAGCGCCGAGCGGGTCTCCGCCGAGGCCGGCCGCCTGCTGGGCAACGCCGTGGCGGCCGTCGACCCGGAGGAGGCACGCGAGGTCATCGACCGCAGCGTCATCCAGCGCATCGCCGAGCCCGAGTGGGGCCCGCCGATCGGCCGCATGCTCGCCGAGCTGATCGAGGAGGGCAAGCTCGACCCGCTCATCGATGAGGCCGTCGGCTGGGCCGACCGCGCCGTCCAGGGCTCCGAGGAGCTCATCGTAGACCTCGTCGACCAGCGCAAGCCGGTCTGGGCGCCGCGCTTCGTCAACAACCTCGTCGGCGAGAAGATCTACCGCGAGCTGGCCAAGTTCACCGCCGACGTCGCCGCCGACCCCGCCCACCCCGCCCGGCAGGCGCTGCGCCGCCGCCTGGTGGAGTTCACCCGGGACCTGCAGCACGACCCCGCCATGATCGCGAGGGTCGAGCGCTGGAAGACCGGCGTGATGACCTCGCGTCCCGTGCGCGAGGCCGCCGCGGCCATCTGGGACCGCGGCTCCGAGCTGCTCTCCGAGGCTGCCGCCGACCCCGACTCCGCGCTGCGCCGCCGCATCGCCGGCCTCGCCCGCGAGTGGGGCGGTCGCCTGGAGACCGACCCGGCCCTGCGCGACTCGGTCAACCGGCGCGTGGTCGGCGCCGCCGCGTTCCTGGCGGAGAACTACTCCGACCAGATCACCGGCATCATTGCCGAGACCGTCCACGGCTGGGACGCGAAGGAGGCCAGCGACAAGATCGAGCTGATGGTGGGCAAGGACCTGCAGTTCATCCGGCTGAACGGAACCGTCGTCGGGGCGTTGGCCGGGCTTGTTATTTACACTGGGTCGCAGCTGCTCTTCGGCGTGTGA
- a CDS encoding CGLAU_01105 family protein produces MTNPTDGPGRGNDARERIGEAARSLRDVVSEFAGNLRGDDAGPPGRHAAEEPEGTGLIDRLKDVSRQVSDALGEIHGIDDAKAAGSRLADEAESYVSELSARLREAGDRTTESGRPAEARAAVADAASALRDAVDGALERLRAGLDDASDGGVSERLTELRRRLDEILGRGTEGTEGTDGAGAGASGDAAAGGTGTPDIIDGEVVDDDRPAN; encoded by the coding sequence ATGACCAACCCCACCGACGGCCCGGGCCGCGGCAACGACGCCCGCGAACGGATCGGGGAGGCGGCGCGCAGCCTGCGCGACGTCGTCAGTGAATTCGCGGGCAACCTGCGCGGTGACGATGCGGGCCCGCCCGGCCGGCACGCCGCGGAGGAACCCGAGGGGACCGGGCTGATCGACCGCCTGAAGGACGTCTCGCGCCAGGTCAGCGACGCCCTCGGTGAGATCCACGGCATCGACGACGCCAAGGCCGCCGGCTCGCGCCTGGCCGACGAGGCGGAGAGCTACGTCTCCGAGCTGAGCGCGCGCCTGCGCGAGGCCGGGGACCGCACCACCGAGTCCGGCCGCCCGGCCGAGGCCCGCGCGGCGGTCGCGGACGCCGCCTCCGCGCTGCGGGATGCCGTCGACGGTGCGCTCGAGCGCCTGCGCGCCGGCCTCGACGACGCCTCCGACGGCGGGGTGAGCGAGCGCCTGACCGAGCTGCGCCGCCGCCTCGACGAGATCCTCGGCCGCGGCACGGAGGGCACGGAGGGCACGGACGGCGCGGGCGCGGGTGCGTCCGGCGACGCGGCCGCCGGCGGCACCGGGACTCCCGATATCATCGACGGCGAGGTCGTGGACGACGACCGTCCCGCTAACTAG
- a CDS encoding DUF2516 family protein: MLLTGLSWVKFGLYALAGVFGLIGAAQAAMTREDAFTAADRQQKWVWVGLLVLSAFFVVIGQPLIFLSWIGLVIIGLYWWDVRPQLRSLINGSGGW; this comes from the coding sequence ATCCTGCTGACGGGCCTGAGCTGGGTCAAGTTCGGCCTGTACGCGCTCGCGGGCGTCTTCGGCCTGATCGGCGCCGCGCAGGCGGCGATGACGCGTGAGGACGCGTTCACGGCGGCCGACCGCCAGCAGAAGTGGGTCTGGGTCGGGCTGCTCGTGCTCTCCGCGTTCTTCGTGGTCATCGGCCAGCCGCTGATCTTCCTGTCCTGGATCGGGCTGGTGATCATCGGCCTGTACTGGTGGGACGTCCGCCCGCAGTTGCGCTCCCTGATCAACGGGTCCGGCGGCTGGTGA